One Phoenix dactylifera cultivar Barhee BC4 chromosome 8, palm_55x_up_171113_PBpolish2nd_filt_p, whole genome shotgun sequence genomic window carries:
- the LOC103696139 gene encoding CDP-diacylglycerol--serine O-phosphatidyltransferase 1 isoform X4 has protein sequence MEVNGQRKARRKDYISREDNNANCLNDFGEFDPWTAWAYKPRTISLLLIGTCLLVWASGALDPESTASDDVVTSVKRGVWAMIAVFLAYSLLQAPSTVLIRPHPAIWRLVHGMAVVYLVALTFLLFQNRDDARQLMKYLHPDLGVELPERSYGTDCRIYVPENPKSRFNNVYETLFDEFVPAHIFGWWGKAIMIRNQPLLWVLSIGFELMELTFRHMLPNFNECWWDSIILDILICNWFGIWAGMRSVRYFDGKTYEWVGISRQPNIIGKKACEEGRGILLAFPSNMHSGASYLYQVWPWSLSQPNAPMADNFLDMCGFGPPDLPACLVLANSSGNDEKKVMITIAAFTFIDSFSHLLLNFSTYIMYI, from the exons ATGGAGGTTAATGGCCAGAGAAAAGCGAGGAGAAAAGACTATATTTCCCGAGAAGATAATAATGCAAATTGTCTGAATGATTTTGGCGAATTTGATCCATGGACAGCATGGGCATACAAGCCTCGCACAATTTCTTTGCTACTTATTGGAACCTGTCTTTTAGT TTGGGCAAGTGGAGCACTTGATCCGGAAAGCACTGCATCTGATGATGTTGTTACATCTGTAAAGAG GGGTGTCTGGGCAATGATTGCAGTCTTTCTAGCTTATTCGTTGCTTCAAGCGCCCTCAAC GGTACTTATCAGGCCGCATCCTGCCATTTGGCGTCTGGTTCATGGGATGGCTGTTGTTTACCTCGTCGCTCTTACCTTTTTGCTTTTCCAG AACCGTGATGATGCTCGGCAGTTAATGAAATATCTTCACCCTGATCTAGGAGTCG AACTACCTgaaagatcatatggaactGATTGCCGTATATATGTACCTGAGAATCCCAAAAGCAGGTTTAACAATGTTTAT gaaacattgtttGATGAGTTTGTTCCtgctcatatttttggatggtgGGGAAAAGCTATAATGATACGAAATCAACCCCTTTTGTGGGTTTTGTCAATTGGCTTCGAATTAATGGAG CTAACTTTTCGTCATATGTTGCCAAATTTCAACGAATGTTGGTGGGATAGTATCATTCTGGATATCTTAATCTGCAATTGGTTTG GTATATGGGCAGGAATGCGCAGTGTTAGGTACTTTGATGGGAAAACATATGAGTGGGTTGGTATAAGCCGCCAGCCAAATATCATTGGTAAG AAAGCCTGTGAAGAAGGTAGGGGCATTCTGTTGGCTTTCCCTAGCAATATGCATAGTGGAGCTTCTTATCTGTATCAAGTTTGGCCATG GTCTCTTTCCCAACCCAATGCCCCCATGGCTGATAATTTTCTGGACATGTGTGGGTTTGGCCCTCCTGATCTTCCTGCTTGTTTGGTCCTGGCAAATTCGTCGGGCAATGATGAGAAAAAGGTTATGATCACCATTGCAGCGT
- the LOC103696139 gene encoding CDP-diacylglycerol--serine O-phosphatidyltransferase 1 isoform X2 gives MEVNGQRKARRKDYISREDNNANCLNDFGEFDPWTAWAYKPRTISLLLIGTCLLVWASGALDPESTASDDVVTSVKRGVWAMIAVFLAYSLLQAPSTVLIRPHPAIWRLVHGMAVVYLVALTFLLFQNRDDARQLMKYLHPDLGVELPERSYGTDCRIYVPENPKSRFNNVYETLFDEFVPAHIFGWWGKAIMIRNQPLLWVLSIGFELMELTFRHMLPNFNECWWDSIILDILICNWFGIWAGMRSVRYFDGKTYEWVGISRQPNIIGKVKRTLGQFTPARWDKDEWHPLLGPWRFIQVLSLCIVFMTVELNTFFLKFCLWIPPRNPLVVYRLILWWLIAIPTIREYNTYLQDRKPVKKVGAFCWLSLAICIVELLICIKFGHGLFPNPMPPWLIIFWTCVGLALLIFLLVWSWQIRRAMMRKRL, from the exons ATGGAGGTTAATGGCCAGAGAAAAGCGAGGAGAAAAGACTATATTTCCCGAGAAGATAATAATGCAAATTGTCTGAATGATTTTGGCGAATTTGATCCATGGACAGCATGGGCATACAAGCCTCGCACAATTTCTTTGCTACTTATTGGAACCTGTCTTTTAGT TTGGGCAAGTGGAGCACTTGATCCGGAAAGCACTGCATCTGATGATGTTGTTACATCTGTAAAGAG GGGTGTCTGGGCAATGATTGCAGTCTTTCTAGCTTATTCGTTGCTTCAAGCGCCCTCAAC GGTACTTATCAGGCCGCATCCTGCCATTTGGCGTCTGGTTCATGGGATGGCTGTTGTTTACCTCGTCGCTCTTACCTTTTTGCTTTTCCAG AACCGTGATGATGCTCGGCAGTTAATGAAATATCTTCACCCTGATCTAGGAGTCG AACTACCTgaaagatcatatggaactGATTGCCGTATATATGTACCTGAGAATCCCAAAAGCAGGTTTAACAATGTTTAT gaaacattgtttGATGAGTTTGTTCCtgctcatatttttggatggtgGGGAAAAGCTATAATGATACGAAATCAACCCCTTTTGTGGGTTTTGTCAATTGGCTTCGAATTAATGGAG CTAACTTTTCGTCATATGTTGCCAAATTTCAACGAATGTTGGTGGGATAGTATCATTCTGGATATCTTAATCTGCAATTGGTTTG GTATATGGGCAGGAATGCGCAGTGTTAGGTACTTTGATGGGAAAACATATGAGTGGGTTGGTATAAGCCGCCAGCCAAATATCATTGGTAAG GTGAAAAGAACACTGGGCCAGTTCACACCTGCACGATGGGACAAAGATGAATGGCACCCTCTGCTCGGGCCTTGGAGGTTCATCCAAGTGCTCAGCCTTTGCATTGTGTTTATGACTGTAGAGCTCAACAccttttttctcaaattttgtcTCTGGATTCCCCCTCGAAATCCTTTGGTTGTGTATAGATTGATTCTGTGGTGGCTAATTGCAATACCAACCATCCGCGAGTATAACACCTACTTGCAAGACAG AAAGCCTGTGAAGAAGGTAGGGGCATTCTGTTGGCTTTCCCTAGCAATATGCATAGTGGAGCTTCTTATCTGTATCAAGTTTGGCCATG GTCTCTTTCCCAACCCAATGCCCCCATGGCTGATAATTTTCTGGACATGTGTGGGTTTGGCCCTCCTGATCTTCCTGCTTGTTTGGTCCTGGCAAATTCGTCGGGCAATGATGAGAAAAAGGTTATGA
- the LOC103696139 gene encoding CDP-diacylglycerol--serine O-phosphatidyltransferase 1 isoform X3: MEVNGQRKARRKDYISREDNNANCLNDFGEFDPWTAWAYKPRTISLLLIGTCLLVWASGALDPESTASDDVVTSVKRGVWAMIAVFLAYSLLQAPSTVLIRPHPAIWRLVHGMAVVYLVALTFLLFQNRDDARQLMKYLHPDLGVELPERSYGTDCRIYVPENPKSRFNNVYETLFDEFVPAHIFGWWGKAIMIRNQPLLWVLSIGFELMELTFRHMLPNFNECWWDSIILDILICNWFGIWAGMRSVRYFDGKTYEWVGISRQPNIIGKVKRTLGQFTPARWDKDEWHPLLGPWRLILWWLIAIPTIREYNTYLQDRKPVKKVGAFCWLSLAICIVELLICIKFGHGLFPNPMPPWLIIFWTCVGLALLIFLLVWSWQIRRAMMRKRTF; this comes from the exons ATGGAGGTTAATGGCCAGAGAAAAGCGAGGAGAAAAGACTATATTTCCCGAGAAGATAATAATGCAAATTGTCTGAATGATTTTGGCGAATTTGATCCATGGACAGCATGGGCATACAAGCCTCGCACAATTTCTTTGCTACTTATTGGAACCTGTCTTTTAGT TTGGGCAAGTGGAGCACTTGATCCGGAAAGCACTGCATCTGATGATGTTGTTACATCTGTAAAGAG GGGTGTCTGGGCAATGATTGCAGTCTTTCTAGCTTATTCGTTGCTTCAAGCGCCCTCAAC GGTACTTATCAGGCCGCATCCTGCCATTTGGCGTCTGGTTCATGGGATGGCTGTTGTTTACCTCGTCGCTCTTACCTTTTTGCTTTTCCAG AACCGTGATGATGCTCGGCAGTTAATGAAATATCTTCACCCTGATCTAGGAGTCG AACTACCTgaaagatcatatggaactGATTGCCGTATATATGTACCTGAGAATCCCAAAAGCAGGTTTAACAATGTTTAT gaaacattgtttGATGAGTTTGTTCCtgctcatatttttggatggtgGGGAAAAGCTATAATGATACGAAATCAACCCCTTTTGTGGGTTTTGTCAATTGGCTTCGAATTAATGGAG CTAACTTTTCGTCATATGTTGCCAAATTTCAACGAATGTTGGTGGGATAGTATCATTCTGGATATCTTAATCTGCAATTGGTTTG GTATATGGGCAGGAATGCGCAGTGTTAGGTACTTTGATGGGAAAACATATGAGTGGGTTGGTATAAGCCGCCAGCCAAATATCATTGGTAAG GTGAAAAGAACACTGGGCCAGTTCACACCTGCACGATGGGACAAAGATGAATGGCACCCTCTGCTCGGGCCTTGGAG ATTGATTCTGTGGTGGCTAATTGCAATACCAACCATCCGCGAGTATAACACCTACTTGCAAGACAG AAAGCCTGTGAAGAAGGTAGGGGCATTCTGTTGGCTTTCCCTAGCAATATGCATAGTGGAGCTTCTTATCTGTATCAAGTTTGGCCATG GTCTCTTTCCCAACCCAATGCCCCCATGGCTGATAATTTTCTGGACATGTGTGGGTTTGGCCCTCCTGATCTTCCTGCTTGTTTGGTCCTGGCAAATTCGTCGGGCAATGATGAGAAAAAG
- the LOC103696139 gene encoding CDP-diacylglycerol--serine O-phosphatidyltransferase 1 isoform X1 produces the protein MEVNGQRKARRKDYISREDNNANCLNDFGEFDPWTAWAYKPRTISLLLIGTCLLVWASGALDPESTASDDVVTSVKRGVWAMIAVFLAYSLLQAPSTVLIRPHPAIWRLVHGMAVVYLVALTFLLFQNRDDARQLMKYLHPDLGVELPERSYGTDCRIYVPENPKSRFNNVYETLFDEFVPAHIFGWWGKAIMIRNQPLLWVLSIGFELMELTFRHMLPNFNECWWDSIILDILICNWFGIWAGMRSVRYFDGKTYEWVGISRQPNIIGKVKRTLGQFTPARWDKDEWHPLLGPWRFIQVLSLCIVFMTVELNTFFLKFCLWIPPRNPLVVYRLILWWLIAIPTIREYNTYLQDRKPVKKVGAFCWLSLAICIVELLICIKFGHGLFPNPMPPWLIIFWTCVGLALLIFLLVWSWQIRRAMMRKRTF, from the exons ATGGAGGTTAATGGCCAGAGAAAAGCGAGGAGAAAAGACTATATTTCCCGAGAAGATAATAATGCAAATTGTCTGAATGATTTTGGCGAATTTGATCCATGGACAGCATGGGCATACAAGCCTCGCACAATTTCTTTGCTACTTATTGGAACCTGTCTTTTAGT TTGGGCAAGTGGAGCACTTGATCCGGAAAGCACTGCATCTGATGATGTTGTTACATCTGTAAAGAG GGGTGTCTGGGCAATGATTGCAGTCTTTCTAGCTTATTCGTTGCTTCAAGCGCCCTCAAC GGTACTTATCAGGCCGCATCCTGCCATTTGGCGTCTGGTTCATGGGATGGCTGTTGTTTACCTCGTCGCTCTTACCTTTTTGCTTTTCCAG AACCGTGATGATGCTCGGCAGTTAATGAAATATCTTCACCCTGATCTAGGAGTCG AACTACCTgaaagatcatatggaactGATTGCCGTATATATGTACCTGAGAATCCCAAAAGCAGGTTTAACAATGTTTAT gaaacattgtttGATGAGTTTGTTCCtgctcatatttttggatggtgGGGAAAAGCTATAATGATACGAAATCAACCCCTTTTGTGGGTTTTGTCAATTGGCTTCGAATTAATGGAG CTAACTTTTCGTCATATGTTGCCAAATTTCAACGAATGTTGGTGGGATAGTATCATTCTGGATATCTTAATCTGCAATTGGTTTG GTATATGGGCAGGAATGCGCAGTGTTAGGTACTTTGATGGGAAAACATATGAGTGGGTTGGTATAAGCCGCCAGCCAAATATCATTGGTAAG GTGAAAAGAACACTGGGCCAGTTCACACCTGCACGATGGGACAAAGATGAATGGCACCCTCTGCTCGGGCCTTGGAGGTTCATCCAAGTGCTCAGCCTTTGCATTGTGTTTATGACTGTAGAGCTCAACAccttttttctcaaattttgtcTCTGGATTCCCCCTCGAAATCCTTTGGTTGTGTATAGATTGATTCTGTGGTGGCTAATTGCAATACCAACCATCCGCGAGTATAACACCTACTTGCAAGACAG AAAGCCTGTGAAGAAGGTAGGGGCATTCTGTTGGCTTTCCCTAGCAATATGCATAGTGGAGCTTCTTATCTGTATCAAGTTTGGCCATG GTCTCTTTCCCAACCCAATGCCCCCATGGCTGATAATTTTCTGGACATGTGTGGGTTTGGCCCTCCTGATCTTCCTGCTTGTTTGGTCCTGGCAAATTCGTCGGGCAATGATGAGAAAAAG
- the LOC103696139 gene encoding CDP-diacylglycerol--serine O-phosphatidyltransferase 1 isoform X5, translating into MEVNGQRKARRKDYISREDNNANCLNDFGEFDPWTAWAYKPRTISLLLIGTCLLVWASGALDPESTASDDVVTSVKRGVWAMIAVFLAYSLLQAPSTVLIRPHPAIWRLVHGMAVVYLVALTFLLFQNRDDARQLMKYLHPDLGVELPERSYGTDCRIYVPENPKSRFNNVYETLFDEFVPAHIFGWWGKAIMIRNQPLLWVLSIGFELMELTFRHMLPNFNECWWDSIILDILICNWFGIWAGMRSVRYFDGKTYEWVGISRQPNIIGKKACEEGRGILLAFPSNMHSGASYLYQVWPWSLSQPNAPMADNFLDMCGFGPPDLPACLVLANSSGNDEKKNILKGRLELYCHD; encoded by the exons ATGGAGGTTAATGGCCAGAGAAAAGCGAGGAGAAAAGACTATATTTCCCGAGAAGATAATAATGCAAATTGTCTGAATGATTTTGGCGAATTTGATCCATGGACAGCATGGGCATACAAGCCTCGCACAATTTCTTTGCTACTTATTGGAACCTGTCTTTTAGT TTGGGCAAGTGGAGCACTTGATCCGGAAAGCACTGCATCTGATGATGTTGTTACATCTGTAAAGAG GGGTGTCTGGGCAATGATTGCAGTCTTTCTAGCTTATTCGTTGCTTCAAGCGCCCTCAAC GGTACTTATCAGGCCGCATCCTGCCATTTGGCGTCTGGTTCATGGGATGGCTGTTGTTTACCTCGTCGCTCTTACCTTTTTGCTTTTCCAG AACCGTGATGATGCTCGGCAGTTAATGAAATATCTTCACCCTGATCTAGGAGTCG AACTACCTgaaagatcatatggaactGATTGCCGTATATATGTACCTGAGAATCCCAAAAGCAGGTTTAACAATGTTTAT gaaacattgtttGATGAGTTTGTTCCtgctcatatttttggatggtgGGGAAAAGCTATAATGATACGAAATCAACCCCTTTTGTGGGTTTTGTCAATTGGCTTCGAATTAATGGAG CTAACTTTTCGTCATATGTTGCCAAATTTCAACGAATGTTGGTGGGATAGTATCATTCTGGATATCTTAATCTGCAATTGGTTTG GTATATGGGCAGGAATGCGCAGTGTTAGGTACTTTGATGGGAAAACATATGAGTGGGTTGGTATAAGCCGCCAGCCAAATATCATTGGTAAG AAAGCCTGTGAAGAAGGTAGGGGCATTCTGTTGGCTTTCCCTAGCAATATGCATAGTGGAGCTTCTTATCTGTATCAAGTTTGGCCATG GTCTCTTTCCCAACCCAATGCCCCCATGGCTGATAATTTTCTGGACATGTGTGGGTTTGGCCCTCCTGATCTTCCTGCTTGTTTGGTCCTGGCAAATTCGTCGGGCAATGATGAGAAAAAG
- the LOC103696139 gene encoding CDP-diacylglycerol--serine O-phosphatidyltransferase 1 isoform X6, which translates to MIAVFLAYSLLQAPSTVLIRPHPAIWRLVHGMAVVYLVALTFLLFQNRDDARQLMKYLHPDLGVELPERSYGTDCRIYVPENPKSRFNNVYETLFDEFVPAHIFGWWGKAIMIRNQPLLWVLSIGFELMELTFRHMLPNFNECWWDSIILDILICNWFGIWAGMRSVRYFDGKTYEWVGISRQPNIIGKVKRTLGQFTPARWDKDEWHPLLGPWRFIQVLSLCIVFMTVELNTFFLKFCLWIPPRNPLVVYRLILWWLIAIPTIREYNTYLQDRKPVKKVGAFCWLSLAICIVELLICIKFGHGLFPNPMPPWLIIFWTCVGLALLIFLLVWSWQIRRAMMRKRTF; encoded by the exons ATGATTGCAGTCTTTCTAGCTTATTCGTTGCTTCAAGCGCCCTCAAC GGTACTTATCAGGCCGCATCCTGCCATTTGGCGTCTGGTTCATGGGATGGCTGTTGTTTACCTCGTCGCTCTTACCTTTTTGCTTTTCCAG AACCGTGATGATGCTCGGCAGTTAATGAAATATCTTCACCCTGATCTAGGAGTCG AACTACCTgaaagatcatatggaactGATTGCCGTATATATGTACCTGAGAATCCCAAAAGCAGGTTTAACAATGTTTAT gaaacattgtttGATGAGTTTGTTCCtgctcatatttttggatggtgGGGAAAAGCTATAATGATACGAAATCAACCCCTTTTGTGGGTTTTGTCAATTGGCTTCGAATTAATGGAG CTAACTTTTCGTCATATGTTGCCAAATTTCAACGAATGTTGGTGGGATAGTATCATTCTGGATATCTTAATCTGCAATTGGTTTG GTATATGGGCAGGAATGCGCAGTGTTAGGTACTTTGATGGGAAAACATATGAGTGGGTTGGTATAAGCCGCCAGCCAAATATCATTGGTAAG GTGAAAAGAACACTGGGCCAGTTCACACCTGCACGATGGGACAAAGATGAATGGCACCCTCTGCTCGGGCCTTGGAGGTTCATCCAAGTGCTCAGCCTTTGCATTGTGTTTATGACTGTAGAGCTCAACAccttttttctcaaattttgtcTCTGGATTCCCCCTCGAAATCCTTTGGTTGTGTATAGATTGATTCTGTGGTGGCTAATTGCAATACCAACCATCCGCGAGTATAACACCTACTTGCAAGACAG AAAGCCTGTGAAGAAGGTAGGGGCATTCTGTTGGCTTTCCCTAGCAATATGCATAGTGGAGCTTCTTATCTGTATCAAGTTTGGCCATG GTCTCTTTCCCAACCCAATGCCCCCATGGCTGATAATTTTCTGGACATGTGTGGGTTTGGCCCTCCTGATCTTCCTGCTTGTTTGGTCCTGGCAAATTCGTCGGGCAATGATGAGAAAAAG